From the genome of Scylla paramamosain isolate STU-SP2022 chromosome 37, ASM3559412v1, whole genome shotgun sequence:
TTTATATGATTCAAATGTTTACCTTTCATAAGTTTACCCTTATTAAgttatgataatttatattaagTTATAAGACTAAGTTATGAAATTAAGTTATATTaagttatatttcttttctgtagCTTTAAGTTGTAGCAATTCTATCATTTACCTAGAGTAGCTTGTTAATATTAGTACAATATAATACCAAAGCATTTTTTCACTGTGATATCTACACTGCCTTTGTGTTACTTAAAGTACAAAAAGATTAGAGTGTTTTGTGGTGACCTGGTGGGTATTTCTATAAATatgtagtcaaaaattgaaggataagtttcttgaaacctccctcttgaaggaatgcaagtcataggaaggtggaaatacagaagcaggcagggagttccagggtttaccagagaaagagatgaatgattgagaatactggttaactcttgcgttagagaggtggacagaatagggatgagagaaagaagaaagtcttgtgcagcgaggccgcgggaggaggggaggcatgcagttagcaaaatcagaagagcagttagcatgaaaatagcggtagaagacagctagagatgcaacattgtggcgatgagagagaggctgaagacagtcagttagaggagaggagttgatgagacaaagagcttttgattccaccctgtctagaagagcagtatgagtggaaccccccccccagacatgtgaagcatactccatacatggacggataaggcccttgtacagagttagcagctggggggtgagaaaaactggcggagacatctcagaagatctaacttcatagaagctgttttagctagagttgagatgtgaagtttccagttcagattataagtaaagggcagactgaggatgttcagtgtagaagagggggatagttgagtgtcattgaagaagaggggatagttgtctggaaggttgcgtcgagttgatagatggaggtatcaagtttttgaggcactgaacaataccaagtttgctctgccccaatcagaaattttagaaagatcagaagtcaagcgttctgtggcttccctgcgtgaaatgtttacttcctgaagggttggacgtctgaaaagacttggaaaagtgcagggtggtatcatcagcgtaggagtggataggacaagaagtttggtttagaagatcattaatgaataataagaagagagtgggtgacagaacagaaccctgaggaacaccactgttaatagatttaggagaagaacagtgactgtctaccacagcagcaatagaacagtcagaaaggaaacttgagatgaagttacagagaaaaagatagaagccataggagggtagtttggaaatcaaagctttgtgccagactctatcaaaagcttttgatatgtccaaggcaacagcaaaagtttcatcaaaatctctaaaagaggatgaccaagactcagtaaggaaagccagaagatcactagtagagcggccttgatggaacccatactggcgatcagatagaaggttgtgaagtgacagatatttaagaatcttcctgttgaggatatattcaaaaactttagataggcaggaaattaaatcaataggacagtagtttgagagattagaacggtcaccctttttaggaacaagctgaatgtaggcaaacttccagcaagaaggaaaggtagatgttgacagacagctgaaagagtttgactaggcaaggtgcaagcacggaggcacaatttcagagaacaacacgagggaccccatcaggtccataagccttccgtgggtttaggccagtgagggcaaggaaaacatcattgcgaagaattttaataggtagcatgaagtagtcagagggtggaggagagggaggaacaagcccagaattgtccaaggtagagtttttagcaaacgcttgagtgaagagttcagctttagagaatcaaagttattggagatatttttggctagatgccagaagtcacaaggggagttagatcttgaaaggttttgacactttctgttaatgaaggagtttttggctacttggagaacagacttggcatggttcagggcagaaatataaagtgtatgagattctggtgatggaaggcttaagtaccttttgtgggccacttctctatcatttatagcacgagaacaagctgtgttaaaccaaggtttggaaggtttaggttgagaaaaagagtgaggaatgtatgcctccatgccagaaattatcacctctgttatgcgctcagcacacaaaaacgggtctctgacacggaagcagtagtcattccaaggaaaatcagcaaaatacctcctcaggtccccccaactagcagaggcaaaacgccagaggcaccttcgcttagggggatcctgaggagggattgaagcaataggacaagatacagagatgagattgtgatcagaggagcccaatggagaagaaagggtgacagcataagcagaaggattagaggtcaggaaaagatcaagaacgctgggcgtatctccaagacagtcaggaatacgagtagggtgttgcaccaattgctctaggttgtggaggatagcacaGTTGAAGgcaagttcaccaggatggtcagtgaagggagaggaaagccaaagctggtggtgaacattgaagtctccaagaatggagacctctgcaaaagggaagagagaatgtgctccactttggaagttaagtagtcaaagaatttcttatagtcagacgagttaggtgagaggtatacagcacagataaatttagtttgagagtgactctgtagtcgtagccagatagtggaaaactcggaagattcaagagcatgggcacaagagcaggttaaatcgttgcacacataaacgcaacatccagctttagattgaaaatcaggatagagaaagtaggagggaacagaataggggctactgtcagttgcctcagacacctgaatttcagtgaggaaaagaagatgaggtttagaagaggagaggtggtgttctacagattgaaaattagatcttagactacaaatgttgcagaagttaatgaagaaaaaagttgaggggagtgtcaagacacttagggtcgttatcagaagagcaattcgacctggagacatttatggtcccctccctagatggggactccgaggctggtgtaggagtcaccataataattttgaaatttttgagtgaagggtgtgtgtgttattaggtgctcaTAGTTTTGTGTGCATCAGTGGTGGGATTGCTCAAGGGCACCATGAGATGGGGCTCAAGGGGATACCGACTATCACCTGCAATATTGTGATCCCAATTCAGAATTTTTATGATTTAGTCATGCAGTATGCCTGCTTTTCACCCATGAAAAGGTAATGTGCTAAAGTTTTCTTCTGATGGAAATATCAATATCACTATCAATAGTTAACAtaataatgtgaagaaaaacaatattataatcAACAGGAATGCATACATGAGGAGATAAGTGTTAATTTGTAGTCACTGAGGTGATGGGTGATCTGGCAGTGAATGGTatcattatatataatatatggcTCACAGATATTTATGCAGTTATGCACTTTGAATGTAGATACTCACCAACAAGCAGGAAATCACCAGATTCCCCTCTCTCAAACTGCTGCTTCAGATTATAGTTGCTCCACACAAAAGCATCATGTGTAGCACCTAGAAGGGAATACATGAATAGTCACACATACACAGTAAAGTATATACCAAATAAGTTTGGCACAGAGTCAGtctataaaggaaaaggagatgccTTGGAATGCGGAAAATATAGAGGAATCAGACTACTGGAAAACAGAATGAAACTGTTCGAAAAGGTATTGGAGGAGAGGCTGAGGAAACTGATAAAAGTGGATGATTGACAGTTTGGGTTTTGCCCAGGAAGATCGACAATAGATGCAATTTTTATAATGAGGCAAATACAGGAGAGttcagtgaaaggaagaagaagctaTTCCATGTCTTTGCTGATTTAGAGAAGGCATTTGACAGAGTGCCAAGGAGAGCGATCGAGTGAATACTAAGGAGACAAAAAGTGCCCAAAAGGCTCGTGACTGCAGTGCAGTCATGTCTCTGTATGTGGAATCAAGATCAAGGGTGAAAACATTGGCAGGAACATCAAGGGACTTTGACATAAGAGTGGGAGTACACCAAGGATCAGCTCTTCTTCCACTACTCTTTATCACAGTAATGGAGGAGGCTACTAAACTGGTAAGAGGAGATGGTCCGTGGGAGCTACTCTATACCAATGATTTGGTATTGACAGCAGAATCAAGGAAAGAAGTGACTGACATGTTTAATaggtggaaggaggggatggagcAGAGGAGACTGAATATAAACATGGAGAAGACAAAACTAATGGTGACCGGAAATGAAGCCAGAGAAAGAATTCAGTTAGGAAAATGGCCATGTGGATGTTgtggaagaggagtgggagcAAACTCAGTGTTGTGTACTAGGTGTAATAAATGGTGTCATCAATGATGCTCAGTTCTGAGGAATCTCAGAAGGGCGCAGAACTTTGTATGTCCAAGATGTGTGCGGGAGGagggtggtagtggcggtgatgaCGAGGATGTCGGGTTCGAGGTGAATGGAGATGTGTTGGAGGAGGTACAACAGCTCTGCTACTTGGGAGATACGTTGGACTGTGAAGCGGGTGTAGCGAGGGCAGTATGGGTGAGAGTAGCAGCTGCATGGGGAAGATGGCGAGAAATTGCCAGTTTATTGGTGAACTGCAGCATAACACCGAGAATCAGGGGAAAGGTATATGGAGCTTGTGTCAGATCTGCTCTTCTGTATGGAGCAGAAACATGGCCactgacaaacagactgacagatattCTATGTAGCTGTGACCGCAGGCTGCTGAGATACATGACAGGAGTGAGGTGGCAAGACAGGAGTCTAGCAGCGAGGTGGCAGAGATGTGTGGAGTTGAAGAGCTTTCTGTTGAGCTGAGGAAGACTGAGATGATTCGGACATgtgaaaatggaagagggaggggtgtTGAGCGAGGAAGGAGGTGGGGTTTGGAGGCCGACGGCCGGTGGGAAGGccaaagaaaaagtggaggaagtgtgtgaCGGAGGATTTGAATTTGTTGGGAATAGAAGAACATATGGCACAAGATCGCCAGTTGTGGAAAGCAGTCATCGCCCGTCCAACCCCACCCTAATGGGAAAATGCGGACGTTAaacgaaaatgatgatgatgatgacaagagTCAATCACCATTTTATAGGAATATATCATACCTTGCATGTGTCAACTGTTAATTTATAACTAATGTCAAGGCTTATCACATTATGTTTTCTTATACAATACCAGTAACCATGTGCAGTCACATGAAAATCAATGAAGTACATGGCTGGGTAAACATGTGATGCAATAATACTATATACCTGGGAATTTGGAGCAGTAGCTGAGGATCACTCCATTTGCATCACAAACAAGTTGGATGTTCAGGGGGTAGAGGACCTCGTCCACACCTGGGCCTTGATGGCAATGTGGGTGCCTGTGCACACAAAGTATTAGATGATCATGTTACACAGTAGCTACATACatgcatcatatatatatatatatatatatatatatatatatatatatatatatatatatatatatatatatatatatatatatatatatatatatatatatatatatatatatatatatatatatatatatatgaggcgtCGTGTGCAGTAGTATACCCAAACGCCACCCTTCCGGAAATCGAGATAATGGTATCACAGAGTTCCATTGTTGAGAGACATCGCTCAGAAAATAAGGTTGTAAGTCCATAATAATGGTTTAGATTTTGGACCTTTTTGGCCAAAGGGCTGCTTTAGCCTATGTATTGGTGCAGCAGTATACTCATCCACCAGTTCCGGAGAGAACCGCGTGCATGACTGTACTCTTGCTCTCGTCCCCAGCCTGTGTGAAGCGAGCCCGCCTCATTTCTCTGCTTTCTTTTGTATAACACACGTACCTATCAATCACTCTGTATCATGTGAaactttattattcttatcattatttgttGGGATTTGCATTTTCTCTGGCAAGGGACATTATTAAATGACAAATAATGGAATTTTTTCAGGTATTTtctgaactattttctttaatttctaaatcatatttttgttgttatattttctgtGACAAAGGACTCGTGTTAAAATGTGCAAACAATGGGCTTTAAAAGGGTATAAGAGTTATTATCTTAGCTGTAATAGTTTTGGAGAAAATCTTTTATATTCTGAAAACTTTAGAGCTGTTTCCTGGAAATTTTAAGAAATGGCGCTTGGGTATACTACAGCAGGCGacgcttcatatatatatatatatatatatatatatatatatatatatatatatatatatatatatatatatatatatatatatatatatatatcatccctCTTGGATTCACATTTGGttactaaccacacctaacctaccATAAACTAAGCTGGGGGCTGCCCCTCCCTCATCACTCCTTATTAATCATACACTCACATATTTAGACTCTAGGAACTAATCTTGACATGTTCCCAACACTGGATTACAACTTTATAAACCATGGCATGCAGTAAGTTGACTTTAATACCTTTTATCCTTGAAAGTCAGCCACATTTAAATGTTATTCACCACATTGAACAACAGTTTATTCACCTACAAAAGTTATTTATGAGATATTGGGCACCTTAAAgtctcaaaaataaataaaaaagtaattgtCTGGAGTCCTCTCCTGGCCTTATTACATAtctattctcttccattctttcacatATGCCTCTTGATAAACATATAGTATAGGATGAGGGGAGAAGTGACCCCATAGTATAGGATGAGGGGAGAAGTGCCCCCATCCTTCAGGGGTATTCTAGAGGTAATGCTAAGCTTATATTAGTGTCCTTAAAGGTGGGTCTAGCCCCCGTGGTTGCGTTTGATTAGTTAATGTTTCATATAAAAATGTACGgtgactaacctaacttaacctctgGTGACCTTCGCCCACTCCCCTGGAGCCCCTGGAGGGCAGGGGGACTTCTTTCTTAGCTTGAAgttgttttatgtgtatttaaaggtatatgcgaagaatgtaagagaatagaccagtaataagggcAAGGAAAGGACTCCTTGACAGTTACCAAAAGTCAGCCCCTGTGCTGAAGCATGCAACACCATTATCATCTTACCTGCAGTGTCTCCAATGAAGTTTTGGAAGGACTCACTGGCAAACAACCTCAGGGCCAGCAAAACCTGGGTGCGGGTTGGTAATGCCTGGCTACGCCTTGTCCTCCTCTCAAGCTGAGGTTGCATCTCCTCAAACAAGAGGATTAGCTCCTGCCGAGGGAAGCGATATTTGAGCATGAGCTCATTATCACTCAATGCCAAAGGGTCAAGGGGATCCTGAAAGTCCCTTTCTTGCCTCAAGGCATAAACATGGAAGTATGCAAAGGTAATTTCCATTATATACAGGAGGAGCGGCGAAAACAACACTTAATCAACAGTAGTACTACTTACTACTTGTTAGGAGGCAGAATGGGGAGTGCACACACATGGGACAAATTTGCCCCCTCGTTTTCcagctttattttttgtgttccaTGCAAGATTTCACTTTGTGCATCACAAAATCATGTTTTCTTGGTAGTAAAGCTtgtaaataattataaaaaaaagttactttgtGCACATAGATATTTATATGAGTTTTCGCCAAGGTGATGTTAACACCTCAGGAAGTGGTGTTAGTTAACAACCTTGCTGCCACGGCAACAACAACCTCCTACACGTTCACGGATACCATTTGGCGGCCGGAGGCTCCTATTTATCGCTGATCGCAGTTTGTTAAGTAGCAACCTGCTTCGTGAATCTGGGCCCTTGCCTGTGGGCCGGTAAAATAGTCTGGCAACCTCACcctaacactaacctaaccctaacacTATGGTGTTACGACCATAGTGAatagggtgcaggagtcacaagggaccctgtacacccaTCTGTGAGCCCTGCATTGAGTCCACATAAGAGGTGGCTCAGTGAAGCTACACGAGGTGTAGCAGCttggtgaaggggctgggaactGTGGTCGTAACAGCAGATTCAAGTGACCGGTTAATTTCAAGTGACGAAGTGCGTGCACAGCCTCATTTTTACTGCCAGATGTACGACACATTCACTCCCAGCCACGGCAACAAACAAACGTCTTCAGGCGACGCCattcaacagcagcagtagaaggcATGCCATGCCCAtgtaggttaggtaatgttaggttggATTAGATATTGCTACACATCatttaagttgggttaggtaatGCTAGATTAGATTAGTGTCTTATTATCTTAAAATCCGAAGCATTTGTAGTACTGTATGGTTTGATAAGCTAAATAATCCATACCTAATAtttgtattccaataaaaaaaagtaaaaaagaactcatatattaaagagaaattgtATGGTGTGGCATAATTCTTAATACATCTCACCCAATGCCTATACATTTTTCCGAGAATAAATTGAGTATCATTAAGAAGGGGTCCAGGGAGGTCTGTGCGTTGTTGGTGGCTGGGAGCAAATAAGCCATACCTCTGGCAGTGAAAATATGGCTGCGCACATGCTTGGTCACTTGAAACTAGCTAGTCACTACGACACTGGGGTAGATGTAAAGGTTTCGAAGCTCCCAGGAGACCTGTGTGAAAGGTACGCGTCGGAAAATGCCTGTTTCTGAGGCACTTAcgaagaactgaagaagatgCCTTTGATTCAAGTGTGaatttttcttcacttgttGTCATTGCttgctgcatgtgtgtgtgcgcagtaCAAAAAGAAGTCCCTTAAACCATACTATAGATTGAATGACGTGAATATGTAGCTGCACATTCAGGAGActcaagtagctcaaaacaatgccGACAAAGTCGTAATACTCggcagggattttttttttttttttttttatgtaggacactggccaagggcaacattaatccaaaaaaaaaaaaaaaagcacagtgaaaagccagtcccagaaaagggtccaaagctgtAGTCAGAAAGTGAattaaggataagtgtcttgaaacctccctcttgaaggaattcaagtcataggaaaatggaaaaacagaagcaggcagggagttccagagtttgccagaaaaagggatgaatgattgaggatactggttaactcttgcattagagaggtggacagaacaggggtgaaagaaacaagaaagtcttgtgcagcgaggccgcgattggaggcatgcagtttgcaagatcagaagagcagttagcatgaaaatagcggtaaaagacagctagagatgcaacattgtggcgatgagagagaggctgaagacagtcagttataggagaggagttgataagataaaaagtttttgattccaccctgtctagaagagcggtatgagtggaaccccctcccaGACATACGGACATACggacaagggccttatccgtccatacatggacggataaggcccttgtatagagttagcagctgggggggggagagaaaaactggcggagatgtctcagaacacctaacttcatagaagctgttttaactagagatgagatgtgaagtttctagttcagattataagtaaaggacagaccgaggatgttcagtgtagaagagggggacagttgagtgtcactgaagaagaggggatagttatctggaaggttgtgtcgagttgatagatagaggaactgagtttttgaggcactgaacagtactaagtttgttctgccccaatcagaaattttagaaagatcagaagtcaggcgttctatggcttccctgcataaaatgtttacttcctgaagtgttggacgtctatgacaagacgtggaaaagtgcggggtggtatcattgatgaataataagaagagagtgggtgacaggacagaaccctgaggaacaccactgttaatagatttaggagaagaatagtaaccgtctaccacagcagtaatagaacggtcagaaaggaaacttgagataaagttacagagagaaggatagaagccgtaggagggtagttcggaaatcaaagctttgtgccagactctatcagaagcttttgatatgtcgaaggtaacagcaaaagtttcaccaaaatctctaaaagaggatgactaagactcagtaagaaaagccagaagatcaccagtagagcagtcttgacggaacccatactggcgatcagatagaaggttgtgaagtgatagatgttgaggatagattcaaaaactttagataagcagaaaattaaagcaataggacagtagtttaagggattaggaCGGtctccctttttaggaacaggctgaatgtaggcaaatttccagccagaaggaaaggtagatgttgacagagttgaaagagtttgactaagcaaggcgcaagcacggaggtacgGTTTCAGAGAACATTAGGaaagaccccatcaggtccataaaccttctgagggtttaggccagcgagagcatggaaaacatcattgcgaagaattttaatagctagcatgaagtagtcagagggtggaggagagggaggaacaagccctgaatggtccaaggtagagtttttagcaaacgtttgagcaaagagttcagctttagagatagatgtgaaataaaaaggttgaaataaaagagggaaagaagaagaatcaaagttattggaaatatttttagctagatgccagaagtcacgaggaagttagatcttgaaagattttgacactattaatgaaggagtttttggctagttagagaacaggtttggcatggttctgggcagaaatataaagtgcatgagattctggtgatggaaggcttaagtaccttttgtgggccacctctctatcacgtatagcacgagaacaagctgtgttaaaccaaggtttgtaAGGTTTAgttcaagaaaaagagtgaggaatgtacacctccatgccagacactatcacctctgttatgcgctcagtacacaaagacggatctctgacacggaagcagtagtcgttccaaggaaaatcagcaaaattcttcctcaggtcctcccaagtagcagagacaaaatgccagaggcaccttcgcttagggggatcctgaggagggattagagcaatATGATAAAACACaggtatgagattgtgatcagaggagcccaacggagaagagacggtgacagcataagtagaaggattagaggtcagcaaaaggtcaagaatgttgacggtcaggaatatgaatagggtgttgcaccaattgctccaggtcgtggaggatagcagagttgaaggctagctcaccaggatggtcagtgaagggagagaaaagccaaagcttgtggtgaacattgaagtctccaagaatggagatccctgcaaaagggaagagggtcagaatgtgctccactttggaagttaagtagtcaaagaattccttatagtcagaggagttagctgagaggtatacagtacagataaatttagtttgagagtgactctgtagtcgtagccagatggtggaaaactcgaaagattcaagagcgtgggcacgagagcaggttaagtcgttgcgcacataaacgcaacatccagctttagattgaaaatgaggatagagaacgtaggagggaacagaataggggctactgtcagttgcctcagacacccgaatttcagtgaggaaaagaagatgaggtttagaagaggagaggtggtgttctacagattgaaaattagatcttagaccgcgaatgttgcagaagttgatgaagaaaaaagttgaggggagcgtcaagacacttggggtcgttatcagaagagcagtccgacctggggacatttgtagccccctccccaaatggggactccgaggctggtgtaggagtcgccatagtaattttgatttttttagtgaagtgtgtgtgtgtgtgtgtgtgtgtgtgtgtgtgtgtgtgtgtgtgtgtgttattaggtgcttgtagttttgtgtggaggaagagagttgtctttagaaggcaggctgtgattgccctcttgtgttgtgagacacaaagggaaacgttcagtgaggtcacaggtgggtttaacaagttcacagcatcccctgatccagtggtttagacctcactggtaattatttttttcagcaggtgcctactgccttgTAGGAAAAGGTCATCAAAGAGTCTTTCTCCCCTGTGCTGTAAAGATTCGAGCAAAGTATTTAGAGATGTAGAGATGTTCAAAATACATCACGTGATGCCGTCACATCTCAAAACTTGCAAGGCAGGATCAGGATCAAGTTCAGTGTTGaccagaaaataaacaaaagtggCGTAGTGTTGCCCTAGATACTGCTAAGTGTGACGGTGCACGGTGAGCTGTGAGTAAAGAGTTGGTGGTAGCTGGAATGAAGCAGGTAGGGCAGGACACGGAGGAGaatagataaagatatgaaTGGTGAGTCGAGAGGGTGAAGTTGGCTTTCCTGGGCGCGCTGGTCCGATTGGCGGGGCGCTGACCTGTTGCCTCGCTAGTGTGCTGAGTGAGGGACGGGGATAAGGCTCAGGGGAAT
Proteins encoded in this window:
- the LOC135091495 gene encoding uncharacterized protein LOC135091495, which translates into the protein MEITFAYFHVYALRQERDFQDPLDPLALSDNELMLKYRFPRQELILLFEEMQPQLERRTRRSQALPTRTQVLLALRLFASESFQNFIGDTAGTHIAIKAQVWTRSSTP